A genomic segment from Oncorhynchus keta strain PuntledgeMale-10-30-2019 chromosome 9, Oket_V2, whole genome shotgun sequence encodes:
- the bnip3lb gene encoding BCL2 interacting protein 3 like b isoform X1, producing the protein MRARTNVWRECACSIDSHMQATLHTVTMSEAAAVAENNGDAGLNGSWVELEMNRAAATAAAGLSQSTSTVGQALGLLPLPQVVVVEEVVDGIVGGLEHVPSSSSIHNGDMEKILLDAQHESSRSNSSCDSPPRPPSPQEDDHDGQIIFDVDVSSRIDGQSEKDTLERDMDILMKDSDWVADWSSRPENIPPKEFHFRHPRHSDTLSMRKTGAMKKGGVFSAEFLKVFIPSLLLSHILVLGLGVYIGKRLSTPPTSSF; encoded by the exons ATGCGCGCACGTACGAATGTTTGGAGGGAGTGTGCGTGTTCGATTGACAGTCATATGCAAGCCACCCTGCACACAGTCACGATGTCTGAAGCTGCTGCTGTAGCTGAGAACAACGGAGACGCTGGACTAAATG GGTCCTGGGTGGAGTTGGAGATGAACCGAGCTGCGGCCACAGCTGCGGCAGGGTTGTCCCAGTCTACCTCCACCGTTGGCCAGGCTCTGGGTCTGCTCCCCCTGcctcaggtggtggtggtggaggaggtggtggatggCATTGTGGGGGGCCTAGAGCATGTGCCTTCCTCATCCTCCATCCATAACGGAGACATGGAAAAGATTCTACTGGATGCTCAGCATGAGTCTAGCCGCAGCAACTCTTCCTGTGACAG TCCTCCCCGGCCTCCTAGTCCCCAGGAGGATGATCATGATGGACAGATCATCTTTGATGTGGACGTGAGCAGCAGAATAGATGGCCAA TCAGAGAAAGATACCCTGGAGAGGGACATGGATATCCTGATGAAGGACTCCGACTGGGTAGCAGACTGGTCAAGTCGGCCTGAGAACATTCCTCCTAA GGAGTTCCATTTCCGCCACCCCCGACATTCAGATACACTCAGCATGAGAAAGACCGGGGCGATGAAGAAAGGAGGTGTCTTCTCTGCAGAGTTCCTCAAAGTGTTCATCCCCTCACTGCTACTATCACAcatcctggtcctggggctggg ggtgTACATTGGGAAGAGGTTGAGCACGCCCCCTACGAGTTCTTTCTGA
- the bnip3lb gene encoding BCL2 interacting protein 3 like b isoform X2: MNRAAATAAAGLSQSTSTVGQALGLLPLPQVVVVEEVVDGIVGGLEHVPSSSSIHNGDMEKILLDAQHESSRSNSSCDSPPRPPSPQEDDHDGQIIFDVDVSSRIDGQSEKDTLERDMDILMKDSDWVADWSSRPENIPPKEFHFRHPRHSDTLSMRKTGAMKKGGVFSAEFLKVFIPSLLLSHILVLGLGVYIGKRLSTPPTSSF; the protein is encoded by the exons ATGAACCGAGCTGCGGCCACAGCTGCGGCAGGGTTGTCCCAGTCTACCTCCACCGTTGGCCAGGCTCTGGGTCTGCTCCCCCTGcctcaggtggtggtggtggaggaggtggtggatggCATTGTGGGGGGCCTAGAGCATGTGCCTTCCTCATCCTCCATCCATAACGGAGACATGGAAAAGATTCTACTGGATGCTCAGCATGAGTCTAGCCGCAGCAACTCTTCCTGTGACAG TCCTCCCCGGCCTCCTAGTCCCCAGGAGGATGATCATGATGGACAGATCATCTTTGATGTGGACGTGAGCAGCAGAATAGATGGCCAA TCAGAGAAAGATACCCTGGAGAGGGACATGGATATCCTGATGAAGGACTCCGACTGGGTAGCAGACTGGTCAAGTCGGCCTGAGAACATTCCTCCTAA GGAGTTCCATTTCCGCCACCCCCGACATTCAGATACACTCAGCATGAGAAAGACCGGGGCGATGAAGAAAGGAGGTGTCTTCTCTGCAGAGTTCCTCAAAGTGTTCATCCCCTCACTGCTACTATCACAcatcctggtcctggggctggg ggtgTACATTGGGAAGAGGTTGAGCACGCCCCCTACGAGTTCTTTCTGA